One part of the Marinobacter sp. M3C genome encodes these proteins:
- the pstA gene encoding phosphate ABC transporter permease PstA produces the protein MTDQRSQAEIVRKSLKRRYRKERRFRLYGILAIFIALASLFILFADIISKGHTGFVKTTITLDVSLDSGLMYLDDPTDKDQWSNADFKAPILAALQAQVPEAAGAAEKRELGRFLGTFADSEIRNLLTKNPELLNTTQTIEFPTHDRVSVYVKHADNPRYSIKLSEQQQRWVDELVQKGIIDTSFNDVLFSRGDSREPANAGVLGAIVGSLLTMLVTLAISFPVGIAAAVYLEEFAPQNKLTDFIEVNINNLAAVPSIIFGLLGLAVFINLFGMPRSVPVVGGLVLALMTLPTIIISSRAAIKSVPPSIREAAEGVGASKMQVVLHHVVPLAMPGMLTGSIIGMAQALGETAPLLLIGMVAFIVDVPDGLFSSATVLPVQIYLWASSSEQGFVELASAAIMVLLTFMIIMNALAIWLRKRLERRW, from the coding sequence ATGACTGATCAACGTTCTCAGGCGGAGATCGTCCGCAAATCGCTGAAACGCCGGTACCGTAAGGAGCGCCGGTTCCGGCTGTATGGAATTCTGGCGATTTTCATTGCACTCGCGTCCCTGTTTATCCTGTTCGCCGACATTATCAGCAAGGGACATACAGGGTTCGTAAAGACCACCATCACCCTGGACGTGTCTCTCGATTCGGGATTGATGTACCTGGATGATCCGACGGATAAAGACCAATGGTCCAACGCGGATTTCAAGGCGCCGATTCTCGCCGCCTTGCAGGCGCAAGTTCCTGAGGCAGCCGGCGCGGCTGAGAAACGCGAGCTGGGCCGTTTTCTGGGTACCTTCGCAGACAGCGAAATCCGCAATTTACTGACAAAAAATCCGGAGCTTTTGAATACCACCCAAACCATTGAGTTTCCCACTCATGATCGGGTGTCGGTCTACGTCAAGCATGCGGACAATCCTCGGTACAGCATCAAACTCTCCGAACAGCAGCAGCGCTGGGTCGACGAGCTGGTGCAGAAAGGGATTATTGATACCAGCTTCAACGACGTGCTGTTCAGTCGAGGCGACTCCAGAGAGCCTGCCAACGCCGGTGTTCTTGGTGCGATTGTGGGTTCCTTATTGACCATGCTGGTGACCCTGGCCATTTCATTCCCCGTGGGAATTGCGGCGGCAGTCTATCTGGAAGAGTTCGCGCCCCAGAACAAGCTCACCGATTTTATCGAAGTGAATATCAATAACCTGGCGGCGGTGCCGTCTATCATCTTTGGTTTGTTGGGCTTGGCGGTATTCATAAACCTGTTCGGAATGCCCCGGTCGGTTCCTGTCGTAGGTGGTTTGGTACTTGCGTTAATGACGCTTCCAACCATCATTATTTCCAGCCGTGCCGCCATCAAAAGTGTCCCGCCTTCAATACGGGAGGCAGCCGAGGGTGTTGGCGCCTCCAAGATGCAGGTGGTGCTTCACCACGTGGTGCCCCTGGCGATGCCCGGTATGCTGACCGGTTCCATCATCGGTATGGCTCAGGCTCTGGGTGAAACCGCACCGTTGCTGCTGATTGGCATGGTGGCGTTTATCGTGGATGTACCTGACGGGCTTTTCAGTTCAGCCACCGTGTTGCCGGTACAGATTTACCTCTGGGCGAGCAGCTCCGAGCAAGGTTTTGTGGAGCTGGCATCCGCCGCCATCATGGTGCTGCTTACCTTCATGATCATTATGAACGCATTGGCGATCTGGCTGCGAAAGCGGCTTGAGCGTCGGTGGTAA
- the pstB gene encoding phosphate ABC transporter ATP-binding protein PstB produces the protein MNTMSPSISAEAEMRGKGASIPVPEHKRKDTLMEDKPEDTVIEEGKTVGKPFTDNPKFKLRNVDVSYGADRAIKNISLDIGRNEVIAFIGPSGCGKSTFLRCLNRMNDSIDICRVKGSLELDDQNIYDAKRDVVELRARVGMVFQKPNPFPKSIYDNVAYGPRIHGLANRKSELDDIVESSLRKAGLWNEAKDRLDAMATGMSGGQQQRLCIARAIAVSPEVILMDEPCSALDPIATARVEELIAEMSESYTIVIVTHSMQQAARVSNRTAYFHMGHLVEVNETDTVFTSPQHPLTESYITGRFG, from the coding sequence ATGAACACGATGAGTCCGAGTATTTCCGCAGAAGCCGAGATGCGAGGCAAGGGGGCATCGATTCCTGTGCCTGAACACAAACGCAAAGATACCCTGATGGAAGACAAGCCCGAAGATACCGTGATTGAAGAAGGTAAGACGGTTGGAAAGCCATTTACCGACAACCCTAAATTCAAGCTGCGTAATGTGGACGTTTCCTACGGCGCAGACCGGGCGATCAAGAATATCAGCCTGGATATTGGCCGAAACGAGGTCATTGCTTTCATCGGTCCTTCTGGTTGCGGTAAATCAACCTTTTTGCGATGCCTGAATCGCATGAATGACAGCATTGATATTTGCCGCGTGAAAGGCTCCCTTGAGCTGGACGATCAGAACATCTATGACGCCAAGCGGGACGTGGTTGAACTGAGGGCCAGGGTCGGCATGGTGTTCCAGAAGCCGAACCCGTTCCCGAAGTCGATCTACGACAATGTAGCCTACGGGCCCCGAATTCACGGGCTGGCAAATCGCAAGTCCGAGCTTGACGACATTGTCGAAAGTAGCCTTCGCAAGGCGGGCTTGTGGAATGAGGCTAAAGACCGTCTGGATGCCATGGCAACCGGCATGTCCGGCGGCCAGCAGCAGCGCCTGTGTATTGCCCGTGCCATTGCCGTCAGTCCGGAAGTGATCCTGATGGACGAGCCCTGTTCGGCCCTTGACCCGATTGCAACTGCACGAGTGGAAGAACTGATTGCCGAGATGTCCGAAAGCTACACCATCGTCATCGTGACTCACTCAATGCAACAGGCGGCTCGGGTTTCCAACCGCACCGCTTATTTCCACATGGGTCACCTTGTCGAAGTGAATGAAACAGACACGGTGTTTACTTCGCCCCAGCATCCGCTGACCGAATCCTATATTACCGGCCGTTTCGGCTAA
- the phoU gene encoding phosphate signaling complex protein PhoU, producing MPNNKDQVYGDHISQRFNNELLELKTRFLEMGGLVEAQIGSAVQALTANDSVLAEQVRAGDRGVDQMEIDIDEEAILIIARRQPAARDLRLVIAVIKMVVDLERVGDEAKKIAKLALKLEAEGQTSLGYVEVRHIGSHVHAMLHDSLDAFVRLDAEQALRVMKEDKRVDEEYQAAARTLLTHMMEDTRNISRCMSIMWVLRALERVGDHACNIAENVIFMVKGEDVRHTPMEETERVVGR from the coding sequence ATGCCGAACAACAAAGACCAAGTGTATGGCGATCACATCTCCCAGCGTTTCAACAACGAGCTGCTGGAACTGAAAACCCGTTTTCTGGAAATGGGCGGGCTGGTGGAAGCGCAGATTGGCAGTGCCGTGCAAGCGCTGACCGCCAATGACAGCGTTCTGGCGGAACAAGTGCGCGCAGGCGACCGTGGTGTTGACCAGATGGAAATTGACATCGATGAAGAGGCCATACTCATTATCGCCCGGCGTCAGCCCGCGGCGCGGGATCTGAGACTGGTGATCGCGGTCATTAAAATGGTGGTCGATCTGGAGCGGGTGGGCGACGAGGCCAAAAAAATCGCCAAACTGGCGTTGAAGCTGGAGGCAGAGGGCCAGACATCACTCGGCTACGTGGAAGTCCGCCACATTGGCAGCCATGTGCACGCCATGCTGCACGATTCCCTGGACGCCTTTGTGCGGCTGGACGCCGAACAGGCGCTGCGAGTCATGAAAGAAGACAAACGGGTGGATGAAGAGTATCAGGCCGCCGCCCGCACCCTTCTGACCCATATGATGGAAGATACCCGCAACATATCCCGCTGCATGTCGATCATGTGGGTACTGCGGGCTCTGGAACGGGTAGGAGACCACGCCTGTAACATTGCCGAAAACGTGATTTTCATGGTGAAGGGTGAGGATGTACGCCATACGCCGATGGAAGAGACGGAGCGGGTGGTGGGGCGCTAG
- the cas3f gene encoding type I-F CRISPR-associated helicase Cas3f, which translates to MFVTFVCMSEKKSISRVRRVLDRYAIRIGKQTWNTPITKEALDDVYRVVRQGATRHTAVACYRNNSTRSMDLIWTVGRRDQFGANGAVAVAHKRRAPAPIAPWVRTAALVAQCSGFNHDIGKATLQFQNKLTTSAKGGSCFIRDRVRHEWVSLVVFEHWRDAMAHWERDGPSVTESADNPPRLHESFPAVRPDAQPQLLKGLPANPVRNIRNALDFCTLTHHGLLGVDARNLTDKPPKVEDTPGGSAHVRTSQELVRDQPDSLYRNVPDNATFKVDTEKRLWSLTKRVLKRNEDYGDNPHYARGIALIARAALIAADHEVSSQRYPGTVAKRDVKATLYANTKPLPSRGHASQRRALDQPLDWHLENVGRMAGRWVHRIATLNDEFEGLTEGSRAQLRVSSGIDRFSWQDRAAETMARSVSDAQLGNLVFNMAGTGSGKTLANIKIANALVPESAPLRLSIALNLRSLTLQTASSLKRQSGLMPSEVATVIGDRFAISAYELSGASIEDGERGSDDFPELESDVVGGDGVGYPEWLDKWLTSTQRKRQKPVKKLLTAPALVSTSDYLVDAGDPSRQGRHVIALLRVASSDLILDEADQYDSKALIAMARVVQLSALFNRNVIVSSATLSLPVVGTLTAAYLSGVAMRDALKTPQTEPVTTAPVWFVDDFLPTEVHQMDVAGRVGERYGARVQRLMDVVTRRPAARLGYIQSVRPPTADIYPIMAMANAVTSSIHRLHKSHGWSDERTGKRVSFGVVRVANIRPCVELAAALCGNGIYVTAYHAQDLKGRRWMKEQLFDDLFTRSESASQPVNHPHIRAILDKAPESDITFVVVATPVEEVGRDHDFDWAIIEPSSAASIVQMAGRVNRHRLLTIIEPNIAILDRNLLSLKGESRCFSRPGNNQLVAASAQPMTHQLAGAWGWMDSKMLPITSALQFGHQAQKPELACLDERAFTKELLPGHNAMTADKPGYYASWIATPFYKEYRLRSNSQRMDQYRFIRTGPDSAWESEQLHVSAHSNSTEWKSVAVTIAPLNYDNAATHLWASWSLDEMDLILNNLETDEAFLTGAFEFSVRATSGHGDLIFNEAFGGPLVIR; encoded by the coding sequence ATGTTTGTTACCTTTGTATGCATGAGTGAGAAGAAGTCCATTAGCCGTGTTCGGCGCGTTTTAGACCGCTACGCCATCCGAATCGGCAAGCAAACCTGGAATACGCCGATTACCAAAGAGGCGCTAGACGATGTTTACCGAGTGGTGCGCCAAGGTGCTACGCGGCATACCGCCGTCGCCTGTTACCGGAACAATAGCACTCGGTCAATGGATCTTATCTGGACGGTTGGTCGGCGCGACCAGTTCGGTGCTAACGGCGCTGTTGCGGTCGCGCACAAGCGTAGAGCACCGGCGCCTATTGCCCCTTGGGTTCGCACCGCAGCGCTAGTGGCTCAATGTTCCGGCTTCAATCACGATATTGGCAAGGCCACCTTGCAGTTTCAGAACAAACTCACCACCTCCGCTAAGGGTGGCTCATGTTTTATCCGTGACCGCGTTCGGCATGAATGGGTGTCCCTGGTGGTGTTTGAGCATTGGCGTGACGCTATGGCACATTGGGAGCGTGACGGCCCTAGTGTGACTGAAAGCGCTGATAATCCGCCACGCCTGCATGAATCCTTTCCAGCCGTGCGGCCTGACGCGCAACCGCAGTTATTGAAGGGCTTGCCCGCAAATCCTGTCAGGAATATTCGTAACGCCCTCGATTTTTGCACCCTGACCCATCATGGGTTGTTGGGCGTGGACGCCCGCAATCTAACAGATAAACCGCCCAAAGTTGAGGATACACCCGGCGGGTCAGCGCACGTTCGAACTTCACAGGAGCTTGTGCGCGATCAGCCAGATTCGCTGTATCGCAATGTGCCCGACAATGCCACGTTCAAAGTGGATACCGAGAAACGGTTGTGGTCGCTCACAAAGCGCGTTTTAAAGCGCAATGAGGATTACGGAGATAATCCGCACTATGCCCGCGGCATTGCCCTTATCGCCAGGGCGGCGCTGATTGCTGCTGACCATGAGGTGTCCAGTCAGCGCTATCCGGGAACAGTGGCTAAACGTGATGTAAAAGCCACATTGTATGCCAACACCAAGCCGCTACCGTCTCGCGGCCACGCAAGCCAGCGACGAGCCTTGGATCAACCGTTGGATTGGCATTTGGAAAATGTCGGGCGAATGGCCGGTCGGTGGGTTCACCGAATAGCCACTTTGAACGATGAATTTGAAGGGCTGACCGAAGGGAGTCGTGCGCAACTTCGGGTTTCCTCCGGTATTGACCGGTTTTCCTGGCAAGATCGTGCCGCCGAAACAATGGCGCGGAGCGTAAGTGACGCGCAATTGGGTAACCTTGTATTTAATATGGCTGGCACAGGCTCTGGGAAAACGCTAGCGAACATCAAAATAGCAAATGCTCTCGTACCCGAGAGCGCGCCATTAAGACTATCCATTGCGCTTAATTTGCGATCTTTAACACTACAGACTGCGAGCAGTTTAAAAAGACAATCCGGATTAATGCCGTCAGAGGTGGCCACGGTTATCGGGGATCGGTTTGCAATATCCGCTTATGAGCTGTCGGGGGCAAGTATCGAGGATGGCGAGCGCGGTTCCGATGATTTTCCAGAACTGGAGAGTGACGTAGTGGGTGGCGACGGTGTTGGTTATCCAGAGTGGCTGGATAAGTGGCTGACCTCGACACAGCGAAAGCGCCAGAAACCCGTGAAAAAATTGCTTACGGCGCCGGCGCTTGTATCCACCTCGGATTACCTTGTTGATGCTGGTGATCCTAGCCGGCAAGGCCGGCACGTGATTGCGTTGTTACGGGTAGCCTCAAGCGATCTGATTCTGGATGAGGCCGATCAATACGACTCGAAAGCGCTTATTGCCATGGCTCGGGTTGTGCAGCTATCGGCGCTGTTCAATCGCAACGTGATTGTATCAAGTGCCACACTCTCATTACCGGTGGTCGGAACTCTGACCGCAGCTTATCTTTCCGGTGTGGCTATGAGGGACGCCCTGAAAACTCCACAAACAGAACCGGTAACGACAGCGCCTGTTTGGTTTGTGGATGATTTTTTACCGACGGAGGTACATCAAATGGATGTCGCGGGCCGTGTGGGTGAGCGCTATGGTGCGCGAGTGCAGCGTTTGATGGACGTTGTGACGCGCCGGCCTGCAGCCCGGCTGGGCTATATTCAGTCTGTGCGGCCACCCACCGCTGATATTTACCCGATAATGGCTATGGCAAACGCAGTAACAAGCTCTATTCATCGGTTGCATAAAAGCCATGGATGGAGCGATGAACGTACTGGCAAGCGAGTATCTTTTGGTGTGGTTCGCGTGGCCAACATCAGGCCCTGTGTCGAGTTAGCCGCAGCGTTGTGCGGAAACGGTATATACGTTACGGCTTATCATGCGCAGGATCTCAAAGGACGGCGCTGGATGAAGGAACAACTCTTTGATGACTTGTTTACTCGCTCTGAAAGCGCATCCCAACCCGTTAACCACCCGCACATTCGCGCCATTCTGGATAAAGCGCCAGAGTCTGATATCACCTTTGTGGTTGTGGCCACGCCGGTTGAAGAAGTCGGGCGCGATCACGATTTCGACTGGGCCATAATCGAGCCATCAAGCGCGGCGTCTATCGTGCAAATGGCTGGTCGGGTTAACCGGCATCGGTTACTCACCATAATAGAGCCGAACATTGCGATTCTCGACCGCAACCTGCTCTCGCTGAAAGGCGAGTCGCGATGCTTTTCGCGGCCCGGTAATAACCAGCTTGTCGCCGCCAGTGCGCAACCTATGACGCACCAATTGGCCGGCGCGTGGGGATGGATGGATTCAAAGATGCTGCCTATCACCAGCGCCCTTCAATTCGGTCACCAAGCGCAAAAACCAGAATTAGCTTGCTTAGACGAAAGGGCTTTTACCAAAGAACTCCTACCTGGCCACAATGCCATGACCGCCGATAAACCCGGTTACTACGCATCGTGGATCGCCACGCCCTTCTATAAAGAATACCGCTTGAGGAGTAACTCCCAGCGTATGGATCAGTATCGTTTCATACGCACCGGGCCCGATTCAGCGTGGGAATCCGAGCAGTTGCACGTATCCGCTCATTCCAACAGTACGGAATGGAAGTCGGTCGCTGTCACTATTGCGCCACTTAATTATGATAACGCTGCAACCCACTTATGGGCATCATGGTCGCTGGACGAAATGGATCTAATTCTCAATAATTTAGAAACCGACGAAGCTTTTTTAACCGGCGCATTCGAGTTTTCAGTGCGAGCGACTTCAGGTCATGGCGACCTTATCTTTAATGAAGCTTTTGGAGGCCCATTAGTGATCCGGTAG
- a CDS encoding type I-F CRISPR-associated protein Csy2, giving the protein MTKYLILPHLEVSRANALAAGGIISLVPAMAASLMGTAFSLRTGIIVEGVMLIHHSAELLADKHLDKYSTDQDYWLLSMKGATLFDGIDAAGKPTGNTLGSNASQPNAHMNGHWSIVFKLAPNQAETPDGIIERDAATFLLHGARLAGGQIVDYGAPVVTDEMPGIMGQSTPVEEGKPIAPSVLEKTVHGGFVLTDDTHTLNEPDSTKGRTERLLLAALGRPDKSTHQGPKSEFDSESESEIKTKIAETSRHRWVSPAVLGYGLVSPLSENQGSRENCLHALCEPLIGLVELQSIRQAIKKKINFNDLFWSPTWITDDTFLITQPNHCYEV; this is encoded by the coding sequence GTGACTAAATACCTGATTCTTCCTCATCTTGAAGTGTCGAGGGCAAACGCGCTTGCAGCCGGTGGGATAATTTCGCTGGTGCCGGCCATGGCGGCATCGCTCATGGGCACGGCTTTTTCCTTGCGCACAGGCATCATCGTTGAAGGAGTGATGTTGATACACCACAGCGCAGAGTTGCTGGCGGATAAGCACCTGGACAAATACAGCACCGATCAAGATTACTGGCTCTTGAGTATGAAGGGGGCAACACTTTTTGACGGAATCGACGCAGCAGGGAAACCCACCGGTAATACGCTTGGCAGCAACGCATCGCAACCAAACGCGCACATGAACGGCCATTGGAGCATCGTATTCAAGCTGGCGCCAAACCAAGCTGAAACGCCGGATGGCATCATCGAGCGCGATGCGGCGACTTTCTTACTGCACGGAGCCCGGCTGGCTGGCGGTCAAATCGTAGATTACGGCGCCCCTGTGGTAACCGATGAGATGCCCGGCATTATGGGACAGTCAACGCCAGTTGAAGAAGGTAAGCCTATTGCGCCCTCAGTGCTCGAAAAGACAGTTCATGGTGGCTTTGTGCTGACCGACGACACTCATACGTTAAACGAACCGGATTCCACGAAAGGCCGCACAGAGCGCCTTTTACTGGCAGCCCTTGGCCGCCCCGATAAAAGTACACACCAAGGCCCCAAATCTGAGTTTGATTCTGAATCCGAATCTGAAATCAAGACCAAGATCGCCGAAACCAGTCGCCACCGATGGGTGTCGCCGGCTGTTTTAGGCTATGGCCTGGTATCACCATTGAGCGAAAATCAGGGCAGTCGTGAAAACTGTCTGCACGCGCTCTGCGAACCCCTCATTGGTTTGGTGGAACTTCAAAGCATCCGACAAGCCATCAAGAAGAAGATCAACTTTAACGATTTATTCTGGTCCCCGACCTGGATTACCGACGACACATTTTTAATCACCCAGCCCAACCATTGTTACGAGGTTTAA
- the csy3 gene encoding type I-F CRISPR-associated protein Csy3 produces the protein MTTILKKLPAVASFNRASVISDGRFFSIMSSGEERDIPVIRHGIRGTQNTPSSKKGADKNVSNIQITESAKTDVASSAFGVEFMFRFLPLGETLSACSGESAAAFRDGVKQFAASCENSDGLKEVSRRFARNILNGRWLWRNRTLSDKITISVESPVLTLTDVDAFSSSLYSFNDYSDGEQALGEKIAESLSGKGVTSFQVRAIVDMGFKASMEVYPSQNYVQEKPTGFARPLYKIGSAEPLNAAGKGTDKAQAFNDVRKMGIAALRDQKIGNALRTIDTWYPAAELNDDLPISVEPEGANLDKMTFFRNEKSGTTAFVLAPRLGEIDPDTPEGMFMIAALIRGGVYSEKKKKDD, from the coding sequence ATGACCACTATATTGAAGAAATTGCCAGCTGTTGCCAGCTTCAACCGTGCCAGTGTTATTTCTGACGGCCGATTTTTCAGCATCATGAGCAGCGGTGAAGAGCGCGACATTCCCGTAATTCGTCACGGAATTCGTGGCACCCAAAACACACCCTCATCCAAAAAAGGCGCTGACAAGAACGTATCGAATATCCAGATCACCGAATCCGCGAAGACAGACGTTGCCAGCTCTGCGTTCGGCGTAGAATTCATGTTTCGGTTTCTACCCCTTGGGGAAACGTTAAGCGCTTGCTCTGGCGAAAGCGCCGCTGCCTTCAGAGATGGCGTTAAACAGTTTGCTGCTTCGTGTGAAAACAGCGACGGCTTGAAAGAAGTTAGCAGAAGATTTGCGCGAAATATTCTTAATGGTCGTTGGCTGTGGCGCAACCGAACCCTGAGCGACAAAATCACCATCTCGGTTGAGAGCCCGGTGCTCACATTGACAGACGTTGACGCCTTTAGCAGCAGTTTGTATAGCTTTAACGATTACTCAGATGGTGAGCAAGCTTTGGGCGAAAAAATCGCGGAAAGCCTGTCAGGAAAAGGGGTTACGTCCTTTCAGGTACGCGCGATTGTTGATATGGGATTCAAAGCATCGATGGAAGTGTACCCCTCACAAAATTACGTTCAAGAAAAGCCAACTGGCTTTGCTCGCCCGCTCTACAAAATTGGAAGCGCGGAACCCCTGAATGCTGCCGGCAAAGGAACGGACAAGGCACAAGCGTTCAACGATGTCCGAAAAATGGGCATTGCCGCTTTGCGCGATCAAAAAATCGGTAATGCTCTCCGTACAATTGACACATGGTACCCAGCCGCGGAATTGAACGACGATCTGCCCATATCCGTAGAACCGGAAGGCGCTAATCTGGACAAAATGACGTTCTTCCGAAATGAGAAAAGTGGCACCACTGCATTTGTGTTAGCACCCCGCCTTGGCGAGATTGATCCAGACACCCCTGAAGGCATGTTCATGATCGCTGCACTGATACGCGGTGGCGTTTACAGTGAGAAAAAGAAGAAGGATGATTAA
- a CDS encoding type I-F CRISPR-associated endoribonuclease Cas6/Csy4, with amino-acid sequence MQKYMDIDIRVVAGALVPVVASQVVKVVHHFMANSDTEIALALPLMKTGEYRQVGERIRLYAKDRPELDELADMLEGNSSVKDHIAVKRIKSCPENPECWVAYTRHRHPRKSDAKWRAEVSDKLTQMPVIYVRSIKQPDLRFGLGVVRFTSDHRSDSPGKLNGYGLSSRAAPYWLPEVS; translated from the coding sequence ATGCAAAAGTATATGGACATTGATATCCGAGTTGTCGCTGGCGCGCTAGTGCCTGTTGTTGCGTCCCAGGTCGTGAAAGTGGTCCATCATTTTATGGCCAACAGCGATACCGAGATAGCACTGGCACTGCCATTAATGAAGACAGGCGAATACAGGCAAGTTGGGGAGCGCATACGCCTTTACGCAAAAGACAGGCCTGAACTTGACGAGTTGGCAGACATGTTGGAAGGCAACAGCAGCGTGAAAGATCACATTGCCGTGAAGCGCATTAAATCGTGTCCTGAAAACCCCGAGTGCTGGGTCGCTTACACCCGGCACCGCCATCCTCGCAAAAGTGATGCTAAGTGGCGAGCTGAAGTGTCAGACAAGCTAACGCAAATGCCGGTAATCTATGTGCGATCAATCAAGCAGCCTGATCTGCGATTCGGTTTAGGAGTGGTGCGATTCACGTCTGACCATCGGTCAGACAGTCCAGGCAAGCTTAATGGGTATGGGCTTTCCTCGCGAGCTGCGCCTTACTGGTTGCCAGAGGTATCATGA
- the cas1f gene encoding type I-F CRISPR-associated endonuclease Cas1f: MKSLPHSGRPRAVALSKRANVFYLERCKVIQKDERVVYLTDTGQNIEKLFNIPDKNTLFLLLGTGTSITNSAMRKLAESNVMVGFCGSGGSPLIGALDATFILPQDEYRPTEYAQRWFKLWSCDDKRLELGKHLLETRLQWTEVAWKKRRITLPGSLLADIRSRLKTSESATHILTVEAIWAKKLYALLAREYGVEFRRDEGERKSGSQGEIVNSLIDHGNYLAYGYSAAVLHGLGIPFALPILHGKTRRGGLVFDIADLIKDQLVLPLAFEIGSEERNIAQADKKLRGSIIDTVDRERLVSKLFDEIKMMTTL; the protein is encoded by the coding sequence ATGAAATCACTGCCGCATAGTGGCCGCCCCCGAGCGGTTGCGTTGAGCAAACGCGCAAATGTGTTTTATCTGGAACGCTGCAAAGTTATTCAGAAAGACGAGCGAGTTGTTTACCTTACGGATACCGGGCAAAACATCGAAAAGCTGTTCAATATACCGGACAAAAATACGCTTTTTCTTTTGCTTGGAACCGGAACATCCATTACCAATTCCGCCATGCGCAAGCTGGCGGAATCTAATGTAATGGTAGGCTTCTGCGGGTCGGGTGGGTCACCGCTAATAGGCGCGTTAGACGCCACATTTATTTTGCCGCAAGACGAATACCGACCAACAGAATACGCACAGCGCTGGTTCAAGCTTTGGTCATGCGATGACAAAAGGCTTGAACTCGGAAAGCATCTGCTTGAAACACGTTTGCAATGGACAGAGGTAGCGTGGAAAAAACGACGAATCACCTTGCCTGGCTCATTACTAGCGGATATCAGGAGCAGGCTGAAAACGAGCGAATCAGCCACCCATATACTCACTGTGGAGGCAATATGGGCAAAAAAATTGTACGCACTGCTAGCGCGAGAATATGGAGTTGAGTTTCGTAGAGACGAGGGCGAGAGAAAGTCTGGCTCACAAGGCGAAATTGTGAATAGCTTGATCGATCACGGAAATTATTTGGCGTATGGGTATTCCGCGGCGGTTCTGCATGGGTTGGGTATTCCATTTGCTCTGCCAATACTCCATGGCAAAACCCGGCGCGGTGGTCTGGTTTTCGATATTGCTGATCTAATCAAAGATCAACTTGTACTTCCACTCGCGTTCGAGATTGGTAGCGAGGAACGGAATATCGCTCAAGCAGATAAGAAATTACGTGGATCGATTATTGATACCGTAGACCGAGAGCGGCTGGTATCGAAATTGTTTGACGAAATTAAGATGATGACGACCCTGTAA